One region of Azoarcus sp. CIB genomic DNA includes:
- a CDS encoding hydrogenase 4 subunit F — protein MDPLLLVLAFPLLGGVLLAVWGDRERAGDLNAAVSLLTLAASVWLTAIVVRDGPLTAWGEWFFVDPLNVFLVTLTAFVGFTTSLFSRPYMRIERDHGKMTPGRMRLFHSMYQLFNGMMLVALTTNNLGILWVAMEAATLTTVLLVSVYRTPASLEAAWKYFILCGVGIAQALFGTILLYLAAERAIGGGDEALLWTHLAQSKHLLDPEILSLAFVFLLLGYGTKVGLVPVHNWLPDAHAEGPTPISAVLSGLLLNVALYAVLRCKVLADGALANGLPGRMMIGFGLVTVVVAAFFLSRQRDVKRMFAYSSIEHMGLMTFAFGLGGPIANFAGLLHMTVHALVKSAIFFAVGHAVQKAGSQAMEDIRGLLKVSPTVGWGLMLGSLAILGMPPFGVFASEFLILTTAMREAPWATPFLLVALGVAFAAIFGRVQPMVFGETSLRPLAHPPALLPVFVHLGLALMLGLYIPPYLDGWYRQAAQMIGG, from the coding sequence ATGGACCCGCTCCTCCTCGTCCTCGCGTTTCCGCTGCTTGGTGGCGTGCTGCTCGCGGTGTGGGGCGACCGCGAGCGGGCCGGCGACCTGAACGCCGCGGTGAGCCTGCTCACCCTGGCGGCGTCCGTCTGGCTCACGGCGATCGTCGTGCGCGACGGGCCGCTCACGGCGTGGGGCGAGTGGTTCTTCGTCGATCCGCTCAACGTCTTCCTCGTCACCCTCACCGCCTTCGTCGGCTTCACGACTTCGCTCTTCTCGCGCCCCTACATGCGCATCGAGCGCGACCACGGCAAGATGACGCCCGGTCGGATGCGGCTGTTCCACAGCATGTACCAGCTCTTCAACGGCATGATGCTGGTCGCGCTGACGACCAACAACCTCGGCATCCTGTGGGTGGCGATGGAGGCAGCGACGCTGACGACGGTGCTGCTGGTGTCGGTGTATCGCACGCCGGCGAGCCTGGAGGCGGCGTGGAAGTACTTCATCCTGTGCGGCGTGGGCATCGCGCAGGCGCTGTTCGGCACCATCCTGCTCTACCTCGCGGCCGAGCGCGCGATCGGCGGCGGCGACGAGGCGTTGCTATGGACGCACCTGGCCCAGTCCAAGCATCTGCTCGACCCGGAGATCCTGTCGCTGGCCTTCGTCTTCCTGCTCCTCGGCTACGGCACGAAAGTGGGCCTGGTGCCGGTGCACAACTGGCTGCCCGACGCGCATGCGGAAGGCCCGACGCCGATCTCGGCGGTGCTGTCGGGTCTGCTGCTGAACGTCGCGCTGTACGCGGTGCTGCGTTGCAAGGTGCTAGCCGACGGGGCGCTCGCGAACGGCCTGCCGGGGCGCATGATGATCGGCTTCGGCCTCGTCACGGTCGTCGTCGCGGCCTTCTTCCTGTCGCGCCAGCGCGACGTCAAGCGCATGTTCGCGTATTCGTCGATCGAGCACATGGGCCTGATGACCTTCGCCTTCGGCCTGGGCGGCCCGATCGCGAACTTCGCCGGGTTGCTGCACATGACCGTGCATGCGCTGGTGAAGTCGGCGATCTTCTTCGCCGTCGGGCATGCGGTGCAGAAGGCCGGTTCGCAGGCGATGGAGGACATCCGCGGCCTGCTGAAGGTGAGTCCGACGGTCGGCTGGGGCCTGATGCTGGGCTCGCTGGCGATCCTCGGCATGCCGCCCTTTGGCGTATTCGCGAGCGAGTTCCTGATCCTGACGACGGCGATGCGCGAGGCGCCGTGGGCCACGCCCTTCCTGCTGGTCGCGCTGGGCGTCGCGTTCGCGGCGATCTTCGGGCGCGTGCAGCCGATGGTGTTCGGCGAGACCTCGCTGCGCCCGCTCGCCCACCCGCCGGCGCTGCTGCCGGTGTTCGTCCATCTCGGGCTCGCGCTGATGCTCGGGCTTTACATCCCGCCCTATCTCGACGGCTGGTACCGGCAGGCGGCCCAGATGATCGGAGGCTAG
- a CDS encoding formate hydrogenlyase, with the protein MNTLLAQSINLFAVVLLVLAFAMIAQRRILTLIHLFTLQGAALAVATLIVGYLTGQHHLYFSAALTFVLKVILIPILLHRVIQRLNVRWDVETLFNIPTTMLIGIVLVIFAFNLAAPIAGLSTSIARGTLGIALACVLLSFLMMIVRAKAVPQVIGFLSMENGLFFAATAATSGMPMIVELGIAFDVLVGILILGVFMFQIREQFDSLDIRHLEKLKED; encoded by the coding sequence ATGAACACGCTCCTCGCCCAGTCGATCAACCTCTTCGCGGTGGTGCTGCTCGTGCTCGCGTTCGCGATGATCGCGCAGCGCCGCATCCTGACGCTGATCCACCTGTTCACCTTGCAGGGGGCGGCGCTGGCGGTGGCGACGCTGATCGTCGGCTATCTCACCGGCCAGCACCACCTGTACTTCTCCGCAGCGCTGACCTTCGTGCTGAAGGTGATCCTGATCCCGATCCTGCTGCACCGGGTCATCCAGCGCCTGAACGTGCGCTGGGACGTCGAGACCCTGTTCAACATCCCGACGACGATGCTGATCGGCATCGTGCTGGTGATCTTCGCCTTCAATCTGGCGGCGCCGATCGCGGGGCTGTCGACCTCGATCGCGCGCGGCACGCTCGGCATCGCGCTCGCGTGCGTGCTGCTGTCCTTCCTGATGATGATCGTGCGCGCGAAGGCGGTGCCGCAGGTGATCGGCTTCCTGTCGATGGAGAACGGCCTGTTCTTCGCGGCGACTGCGGCGACCAGCGGCATGCCGATGATCGTCGAGCTGGGCATCGCGTTCGACGTGCTGGTCGGCATCCTGATCCTCGGCGTATTCATGTTCCAGATCCGCGAGCAGTTCGACAGTCTGGACATCCGCCATCTCGAAAAGCTGAAGGAAGACTGA
- a CDS encoding NADH-quinone oxidoreductase subunit H, with protein sequence MSVVGLFAQLLAILLALALAPLLTGWGNQWRAWLQGRRAPGLLQPYRVLHKLFNKESVVAEHATPIFRVAPYIMFGCMALACGIAPTLSTDLPLAPAADAIALVGLFALARVFISLAAMDIGTSFGTLGARREMLIGFLAEPALLMVLFSASLITQSTSLAMIVETLAHQPFAIYPSLAVAGVAFTMVSLAENARVPVDNPATHLELTMIHEALILEYSGRHLALVEWAASLKLFAYSCIGLALFVPWGVAEAGTPVAILFAIPMLVVKLAVGGVVLALIETINAKMRLFRVPEFLATAFLLAVIALLVHVLLGA encoded by the coding sequence ATGAGCGTCGTCGGCCTGTTCGCGCAGTTGCTCGCCATCCTCCTCGCGCTGGCGCTGGCTCCCCTGCTGACGGGGTGGGGGAACCAGTGGCGCGCGTGGCTGCAGGGGCGGCGCGCGCCGGGCCTGCTGCAGCCCTATCGCGTGCTGCACAAGCTGTTCAACAAGGAGTCGGTCGTCGCCGAGCACGCAACGCCGATCTTCCGCGTCGCGCCCTACATCATGTTCGGCTGCATGGCACTCGCGTGCGGCATCGCACCGACGCTGTCGACCGACCTGCCGCTGGCGCCCGCGGCCGACGCGATCGCGCTGGTCGGCCTGTTCGCGCTCGCGCGCGTGTTCATCTCGCTCGCGGCGATGGACATCGGCACGTCCTTCGGCACGCTCGGCGCGCGGCGCGAGATGCTGATCGGCTTCCTCGCCGAGCCGGCGCTGCTGATGGTGCTGTTCTCGGCCTCGCTGATCACGCAGTCGACTTCGCTCGCGATGATCGTCGAAACGCTCGCGCACCAGCCCTTCGCGATCTACCCGAGCCTGGCGGTGGCGGGCGTCGCCTTCACGATGGTGTCGCTGGCGGAGAACGCGCGCGTGCCGGTCGACAACCCGGCCACCCACCTCGAGTTGACGATGATCCACGAGGCGCTGATCCTCGAATACTCGGGGCGCCATCTCGCGCTGGTCGAATGGGCGGCGTCGCTGAAGCTTTTCGCGTATTCGTGTATCGGCCTCGCGCTGTTCGTACCGTGGGGCGTGGCCGAGGCGGGGACGCCGGTCGCGATCCTGTTCGCGATCCCGATGCTGGTGGTGAAGCTCGCCGTCGGCGGCGTGGTGCTTGCGCTGATCGAGACGATCAACGCGAAGATGCGCCTGTTCCGCGTGCCGGAGTTCCTCGCGACGGCCTTCCTGCTCGCGGTGATCGCGTTGTTGGTGCATGTGCTGCTTGGAGCCTAG
- the hyfB gene encoding hydrogenase 4 subunit B — translation MLVLDWILIVIAGWLALGVAGIGALRNTAFVARVLFPAGAVLAVALAGLAVAGLLGTPETAVLALGLPDLPFHLRLDGLSAFFLLVIGAISFGISIFAAGYFRHGEGTPPGLMCLEYHLFLASMALVVLADDAYAFMVMWETMALSSFFLVTANHRVPAIREAGFLYLLIAHIGAIGILLCFGVLQANTGDYTFANMRAQSLSPLWASAAFLLATVGFGAKAGILPLHVWLPEAHPAAPSPVSALMSAVMLKTAIYGLLRVSFDLLGAQQWWWGVLLMAVGLATALYGVVFSAVQTDMKRLLAYSSIENIGLLFVGIGLGVLFNAYGMKALSALALTAALYHVVGHAFFKSLLFLATGSVLHATGERSLGKLGGLMRRMPWVAWLSLVGVLASSGLPPFSGFVSEWLLLQSFLFTTGLPDSFLNMLVPVLAAGIALVAALAGYTMVKFYGVIFLGQPREPKLADAHPASPLERAGLVWLGAGCVLLGLFPVQVIGLIDRVTQLLVGGGIADTVRANGWLLLSPSSIDRASYGPLVFLLVVSVAVLLAVVLVRKFYHGRLRRAPAWDCGYPAQTARMQDTAEGFGQPIRQIFEPFFRMRRELPSPFDAKPHYRVTIEDHFWHWLYLPVARLTSGIARGVGRLQQGRIAIYLLYSFVTLIVLLLVVKS, via the coding sequence GTGCTGGTTCTCGACTGGATCCTGATCGTCATCGCGGGCTGGCTCGCGTTGGGGGTCGCCGGGATCGGCGCACTGCGCAACACCGCGTTCGTCGCCCGCGTGCTGTTTCCGGCCGGGGCCGTGCTGGCGGTGGCGCTCGCAGGGCTCGCCGTCGCCGGGCTGCTCGGCACCCCGGAAACCGCGGTGCTCGCGCTGGGCCTGCCGGATCTGCCTTTCCACCTGCGGCTCGACGGGCTGTCGGCCTTCTTCCTGCTCGTGATCGGCGCGATCTCCTTCGGCATCTCGATCTTCGCCGCGGGCTACTTCCGCCACGGCGAGGGCACGCCGCCCGGGCTGATGTGCCTCGAATACCATCTCTTCCTCGCCAGCATGGCGCTGGTCGTGCTGGCCGACGACGCCTACGCCTTCATGGTGATGTGGGAGACGATGGCACTGTCCTCGTTCTTCCTCGTCACCGCGAACCATCGCGTGCCGGCGATCCGCGAGGCGGGTTTCCTGTACCTGCTCATCGCCCATATCGGCGCGATCGGCATCCTGCTGTGCTTCGGCGTGCTGCAGGCCAACACCGGCGACTACACCTTCGCCAACATGCGCGCTCAGTCGCTGTCGCCGCTGTGGGCCTCGGCCGCGTTCCTGCTCGCGACCGTGGGCTTCGGCGCGAAGGCCGGCATCCTGCCGCTGCATGTGTGGCTGCCGGAGGCCCATCCGGCGGCGCCGTCGCCGGTGTCCGCGCTGATGAGCGCCGTGATGCTGAAGACCGCGATCTACGGCCTGCTGCGCGTGAGCTTCGATCTGCTCGGCGCGCAGCAATGGTGGTGGGGCGTGCTGCTCATGGCGGTAGGCCTCGCGACCGCGCTGTATGGCGTGGTGTTCAGCGCGGTGCAGACGGACATGAAGCGCCTGCTCGCGTATTCGTCGATCGAGAACATCGGCCTGCTCTTCGTCGGCATCGGCCTCGGCGTGCTGTTCAACGCCTACGGCATGAAGGCGCTGTCCGCGCTGGCGCTGACCGCGGCGCTGTACCACGTCGTCGGCCATGCCTTCTTCAAGAGCCTGCTGTTCCTCGCGACCGGTTCGGTGCTGCACGCGACCGGCGAGCGCAGTCTCGGCAAGCTCGGCGGCCTGATGCGGCGCATGCCCTGGGTGGCGTGGCTGTCGCTCGTCGGCGTGCTGGCGAGTTCGGGCCTGCCGCCGTTCTCCGGCTTCGTGTCCGAATGGCTGCTGCTGCAGAGCTTCCTGTTCACGACGGGGCTGCCGGACTCCTTCCTCAACATGCTCGTGCCGGTGCTCGCGGCGGGCATCGCGCTGGTCGCCGCGCTGGCCGGCTACACGATGGTGAAGTTCTACGGCGTGATCTTTCTCGGCCAGCCGCGCGAGCCGAAGCTCGCCGACGCGCACCCGGCGTCCCCGCTCGAACGTGCAGGCCTGGTGTGGCTCGGCGCGGGCTGCGTATTGCTGGGCCTCTTTCCGGTGCAGGTCATCGGCCTGATCGACCGGGTAACGCAGCTGCTGGTCGGCGGCGGCATTGCCGACACGGTGCGCGCGAACGGCTGGCTGCTGCTGTCGCCGAGCTCGATCGATCGTGCAAGCTACGGTCCGCTGGTATTCCTGTTGGTCGTCAGTGTCGCGGTGCTGCTCGCGGTCGTGCTCGTGCGCAAGTTCTACCACGGTCGCCTGCGCCGTGCGCCTGCGTGGGACTGCGGCTATCCGGCGCAGACCGCGCGAATGCAGGATACGGCGGAGGGTTTCGGCCAGCCGATCCGCCAGATCTTCGAGCCCTTCTTCCGCATGCGGCGCGAGCTGCCGTCGCCGTTCGATGCGAAACCGCATTACCGTGTCACGATCGAGGACCATTTCTGGCACTGGCTGTACCTGCCGGTCGCGCGCCTCACGTCCGGCATCGCGCGCGGCGTCGGGCGGCTGCAGCAGGGGCGCATCGCGATCTACCTGCTGTACAGCTTCGTGACCTTGATCGTCCTGCTGCTGGTGGTGAAGTCATGA
- a CDS encoding CopG family transcriptional regulator, translated as MKENRTARLTVLIDPEKKKLFEEICASKDLTPSQVVRRLIRQYVQENAGNRTLPEWLKDND; from the coding sequence ATGAAAGAGAATCGAACCGCCCGCCTGACCGTGCTGATCGACCCGGAGAAGAAGAAGCTCTTCGAGGAAATCTGCGCCAGCAAGGACCTGACGCCCTCGCAGGTCGTGCGCCGTCTGATCCGTCAGTACGTGCAGGAGAATGCCGGCAACCGGACGCTGCCGGAGTGGCTGAAGGACAACGACTGA
- a CDS encoding UDP-2,3-diacylglucosamine diphosphatase, translating to MPQVRSVFISDVHLGTRACQADRLLDFLREHPSDYLYMVGDIVDFWAMNRGIQWSVMQNTVVQKVLRRARQGCKVFLVPGNHDEALREYAGIAFGDIRVESEWVHEAADGRRYWIVHGDEYDQVTRHHRWVALLGDVAYNTLVRINLWLSRVRRLLRRPGYWSLAGYAKQKVKRAVNFIFDFEASIAHATRRKGLDGVICGHIHWAADSEVEGVRYLNCGDWVDSCTAIVEHLDGRMEVVRWGLPRAYAAAQPVFDRADLPGLVTARMADPAASGDVRRRMP from the coding sequence ATGCCCCAGGTTCGTTCCGTTTTCATCTCCGACGTCCATCTCGGCACCCGCGCGTGCCAGGCCGACCGGCTGCTCGATTTCCTGCGCGAGCACCCTTCGGACTACCTCTACATGGTCGGCGACATCGTCGATTTCTGGGCCATGAACCGTGGCATCCAGTGGAGCGTGATGCAGAACACCGTGGTGCAGAAGGTGCTGCGCCGCGCGCGCCAGGGCTGCAAGGTGTTCCTCGTTCCCGGCAATCACGACGAGGCGCTGCGCGAGTATGCGGGGATCGCGTTCGGCGACATTCGCGTGGAATCCGAATGGGTGCATGAAGCCGCCGACGGCCGCCGCTACTGGATCGTGCATGGCGACGAGTACGACCAGGTCACGCGCCATCACCGCTGGGTCGCGCTGCTGGGCGACGTTGCGTACAACACGCTGGTGCGCATCAACCTGTGGCTGTCGCGCGTGCGCCGGCTGTTGCGTCGGCCCGGCTACTGGTCGCTGGCGGGCTACGCGAAGCAGAAGGTGAAGCGCGCGGTGAATTTCATCTTCGACTTCGAGGCGTCGATCGCCCACGCGACGCGGCGCAAGGGGCTGGACGGGGTGATCTGCGGCCACATCCACTGGGCGGCGGACTCCGAGGTCGAGGGCGTGCGCTACCTCAACTGCGGCGACTGGGTGGACAGCTGCACCGCGATCGTCGAGCACCTCGACGGGCGCATGGAGGTGGTGCGCTGGGGCTTGCCGCGCGCATACGCTGCGGCACAGCCGGTGTTCGATCGGGCGGATCTGCCGGGGCTGGTGACCGCCCGCATGGCGGACCCTGCCGCATCGGGCGACGTGCGCCGGCGCATGCCCTGA
- a CDS encoding glycosyltransferase family 1 protein codes for MKDVDFVTEERCLRPSLRIALVTETWAPEINGVAMTLGRMVDGLIARGHRVQLVRPRQALSDRAVDGPGFEEVLAHGMKIPNYDGLRFGLPARTRLFRLWSRQRPDLVHVATEGPLGWSAVSASIRLGIPVTSDFHTNFDSYSAHYGVGWLERPVAAWLKRMHNRTAVTFVPTRVMAHDLRARGYRSVEVVARGVDTELFSPARRSAALREAWGVAADALAVVWVGRVAPEKNLPLVLEAFAAIRRRRPNARLVIVGDGPLRKSLQEGNPDVVFAGARRGEDLAAHYASGDLFLFPSLSETWGNVTLEAMASGLCVVAYDCAAAAEVISSGCDGLLVRPGAAAAFVAESVVAASDRDLRARIAEAARRRSESLDWERINDHFATSLQRVVDEAQAALPDFLPFKATVR; via the coding sequence ATGAAAGACGTCGATTTCGTGACCGAAGAACGTTGTCTGCGGCCCAGCCTGCGTATCGCGCTGGTCACCGAGACGTGGGCGCCGGAGATCAACGGCGTGGCGATGACGCTGGGACGCATGGTCGATGGCCTGATCGCGCGCGGGCACCGGGTGCAACTGGTGCGCCCGCGTCAGGCCCTGTCGGACCGGGCGGTGGACGGCCCCGGTTTCGAGGAGGTGCTGGCGCACGGGATGAAGATCCCGAACTACGACGGCCTGCGCTTCGGGCTACCCGCACGCACGCGGCTGTTCCGCCTGTGGTCGCGTCAGCGGCCGGACCTCGTGCATGTGGCGACCGAGGGGCCGCTGGGGTGGTCGGCGGTGTCCGCGTCGATCCGCCTCGGCATTCCGGTGACGTCGGACTTCCATACCAACTTCGACAGCTACAGCGCGCATTACGGCGTCGGCTGGCTGGAGCGCCCGGTCGCCGCGTGGCTCAAGCGCATGCACAACCGCACGGCCGTGACCTTCGTGCCGACGCGCGTGATGGCGCACGACCTGCGCGCTCGCGGCTACCGCTCCGTGGAGGTGGTCGCGCGCGGGGTGGATACGGAGCTGTTCAGCCCGGCGCGCCGCAGCGCGGCCTTGCGCGAGGCTTGGGGCGTCGCTGCGGACGCACTGGCGGTGGTGTGGGTCGGGCGCGTGGCGCCGGAGAAGAACCTGCCGCTGGTGCTGGAGGCGTTCGCGGCGATCCGCCGCCGGAGGCCGAACGCGCGGCTGGTGATCGTGGGCGACGGGCCGCTGCGCAAGTCCCTGCAGGAGGGCAACCCGGATGTCGTGTTCGCCGGTGCGCGCCGCGGCGAGGACCTGGCCGCGCACTACGCGTCGGGTGATCTGTTCCTGTTCCCCAGCCTGTCGGAAACCTGGGGCAACGTCACGCTGGAGGCGATGGCGAGCGGGCTGTGCGTCGTGGCCTACGACTGCGCAGCGGCCGCCGAGGTTATCTCGAGCGGCTGCGACGGCTTGCTGGTGCGGCCCGGTGCGGCGGCGGCCTTCGTGGCCGAATCGGTGGTCGCTGCGTCCGACCGGGATCTGCGCGCGCGGATCGCCGAAGCAGCCCGCCGGCGCAGCGAATCGCTCGACTGGGAGCGCATCAACGACCACTTCGCGACCTCGCTGCAGCGCGTGGTGGACGAGGCGCAGGCCGCGCTTCCCGATTTTCTTCCCTTCAAGGCCACGGTGCGTTAG
- a CDS encoding DUF3862 domain-containing protein, with protein MKRTALLGLATFALMLGACSKLTVENYDKLTMGMTYNEVKQLLGAPDKCSDLLAVKSCTWGNDARYVQVNFVADQVVLFNSANLR; from the coding sequence ATGAAACGTACCGCGCTCCTCGGCCTCGCCACCTTCGCCCTCATGCTGGGGGCCTGCAGCAAGCTCACCGTAGAAAACTACGACAAGCTCACGATGGGCATGACCTATAACGAGGTGAAGCAGCTGCTCGGCGCGCCGGACAAGTGCAGCGACCTGCTCGCGGTGAAAAGCTGCACCTGGGGCAACGACGCCCGCTACGTGCAGGTGAATTTCGTCGCCGACCAGGTCGTGCTGTTCAACTCCGCGAACCTGCGCTGA
- a CDS encoding cation:proton antiporter yields the protein MDLLIWPDWPLALGALFPVAIALVLTALVGEAGGRFGLPRVSGYALAGLVLGPLVLGWFDINDLAGHRLVIDFTIALVLFELGIRLDVRWLAANRWVVATSTGEIALTFALTFGALWAAGTGAGVALAVAAIAVGTSPVILMHVTNELRASGQTTDRLLALCALNVAVSVILLKLLVGALHGVHSGWQLALLHPLYLLLGSALAGAVIAAAYLGLRRLVDPATEQGLVAMIALLLAAIALLSALRLPTALAPLFAGALIKWRDRRPHLWPQQFGSFGGVLVIVAFMLAGAAVTAGELFAGAGIGLLAILARAAGKLGGAMAFGPPSGLDLRKSLALGVGLMPLSVLALLQAVDVRLLYPEFGSRLMPIVIAMTVVLGLLGPIATRRALIRVRETRRGETS from the coding sequence ATGGATCTGCTGATCTGGCCGGACTGGCCACTGGCGCTTGGCGCCCTTTTTCCCGTTGCGATCGCCCTCGTGCTCACCGCCCTCGTCGGCGAAGCCGGCGGGCGCTTCGGCCTGCCGCGCGTAAGCGGCTATGCCCTCGCCGGCCTCGTGCTCGGCCCGCTCGTGCTGGGCTGGTTCGACATCAACGACCTTGCCGGCCACCGCCTCGTCATCGATTTCACGATCGCGCTGGTGCTGTTCGAGCTCGGCATCCGCCTCGATGTGCGCTGGCTCGCCGCGAACCGCTGGGTCGTCGCGACGAGCACGGGAGAAATCGCCCTCACCTTTGCCCTCACCTTCGGTGCGCTGTGGGCCGCAGGCACCGGCGCGGGCGTCGCCCTGGCCGTCGCCGCGATTGCGGTCGGCACCTCGCCGGTCATCCTCATGCACGTCACCAACGAGCTGCGCGCCTCCGGCCAGACCACCGACCGCCTGCTCGCGCTGTGCGCGCTCAACGTCGCGGTGTCGGTGATCCTGCTCAAGCTCCTCGTCGGCGCCCTGCACGGCGTGCACTCGGGCTGGCAGCTCGCGCTGCTCCACCCCCTCTACCTGCTGCTCGGCTCCGCGCTGGCCGGTGCGGTCATCGCCGCGGCCTATCTCGGGCTGCGCCGACTGGTCGACCCGGCCACCGAGCAGGGCCTTGTCGCGATGATCGCGCTGCTGCTCGCCGCCATCGCGCTGCTCAGCGCGCTGCGCCTGCCTACCGCGCTCGCGCCGCTGTTCGCCGGCGCCCTGATCAAGTGGCGCGACCGGCGCCCCCACCTGTGGCCACAGCAGTTCGGCAGCTTCGGCGGCGTGCTGGTGATCGTCGCCTTCATGCTCGCGGGCGCAGCCGTCACCGCCGGCGAACTCTTCGCCGGCGCCGGAATCGGACTCCTCGCGATCCTCGCCCGCGCTGCGGGCAAGCTCGGCGGTGCGATGGCCTTCGGCCCGCCCAGCGGGCTCGACCTGCGCAAGAGCCTCGCCCTAGGCGTCGGCCTGATGCCCCTGTCGGTGCTGGCGCTATTGCAGGCCGTGGATGTGCGCCTGCTGTATCCCGAATTCGGCTCCCGCCTGATGCCCATCGTGATCGCGATGACCGTGGTGCTGGGCCTCCTCGGGCCGATCGCGACCCGGCGGGCACTGATCCGCGTACGCGAAACCCGTCGCGGAGAAACGTCATGA
- a CDS encoding YbdK family carboxylate-amine ligase — translation MSLENFASSRALSLGVELELQLVSTHDYDLVSSAEDLLRVMASKDVPGEVKPEMTCSMIEVSTGICNDYASVAAELEALRAALTDAARKLNIGICGGGTHAFQDWSERRIFDKPRFHYLSDLYGYLAKQFTVFGQHVHIGCPGPDAALYLLHGMSRYIPHLIALSASSPYVQGKDTGFQSARLNSVFAFPLSGRAPFVETWQDFEAYFRKMSDTGVVQSMKDFYWDIRPKPEYGTIEVRVMDTPLTVGRAAAIAAYIQSIARYLMIERPIRLAEDDYLVYTFNRFQACRFGFAGTYVHPETHEHCTIAEEIEASFARIEQHAIELGCDGALGELLRQVREGRNDAAWLRERHTGGESLPELVMNQCARWMGGEAM, via the coding sequence ATGAGCCTGGAAAACTTTGCCTCCTCGCGCGCCCTCTCGCTGGGCGTCGAACTCGAACTGCAGCTCGTCAGCACGCACGACTACGACCTCGTTTCCTCCGCGGAGGACCTGCTGCGCGTGATGGCGAGCAAGGACGTGCCGGGCGAGGTCAAGCCCGAGATGACGTGCTCGATGATCGAAGTATCCACCGGCATCTGCAACGACTACGCCAGCGTCGCCGCAGAGCTGGAAGCCCTGCGCGCCGCGCTCACCGACGCCGCACGCAAGCTCAACATCGGCATCTGCGGCGGCGGCACCCATGCCTTTCAGGACTGGAGCGAGCGCCGCATCTTCGACAAGCCGCGCTTCCACTATCTCTCCGACCTGTACGGCTACCTCGCCAAGCAATTCACCGTGTTCGGCCAGCACGTGCACATCGGCTGCCCGGGCCCCGACGCCGCGCTCTACCTGCTGCACGGCATGTCGCGCTACATCCCCCACCTGATCGCGCTGTCGGCCTCGTCACCCTACGTGCAGGGCAAGGACACGGGTTTCCAGTCCGCCCGCCTCAACTCGGTGTTCGCCTTTCCCCTGTCGGGTCGCGCCCCCTTCGTCGAGACCTGGCAGGATTTCGAGGCTTACTTCCGCAAAATGAGCGACACCGGTGTCGTCCAGAGCATGAAGGACTTCTACTGGGACATCCGTCCCAAGCCCGAATACGGCACCATCGAAGTCCGCGTCATGGACACCCCGCTCACCGTCGGCCGCGCCGCCGCGATCGCCGCCTACATCCAGTCGATCGCCCGCTACCTGATGATCGAGCGCCCGATCCGGCTCGCCGAGGACGACTATCTCGTCTACACCTTCAACCGCTTCCAGGCCTGCCGCTTCGGCTTCGCCGGCACCTACGTGCATCCGGAAACACACGAACACTGCACCATCGCCGAGGAAATCGAGGCCAGCTTCGCCCGCATCGAACAGCACGCCATCGAGCTCGGCTGCGACGGCGCGCTGGGCGAGTTGCTGCGTCAGGTGCGCGAAGGGCGCAACGACGCGGCCTGGCTGCGCGAACGCCACACCGGCGGCGAATCGCTGCCCGAACTCGTGATGAATCAGTGCGCCCGCTGGATGGGAGGAGAGGCAATGTGA
- a CDS encoding type 1 glutamine amidotransferase yields the protein MSRTPLRIGLSARLLHTPPAELGFPGKTLQYLEQSMAHWIMSHGALVLMVPTIGQHLGLRRAQISVHDYVSVLDGLVLQGGADVSPTTYRQEPLRPEWTGDRVRDLYEIELLWEFAIQGKPVLGVCRGAQLINVACGGTLWQDISEYVPGATAHRDVDLYDKHHHEIEFVADSRLTTLYGGTAGGLVNSIHHQAVRDLGSDLRIEAYSRGDNVVEAIRWQGNGYLFGCQWHPEFHGGAGGLLDGSPILQDFLDAAERARG from the coding sequence GTGAGCAGGACTCCGCTGCGCATCGGCCTCTCGGCCCGCCTGCTGCACACGCCGCCGGCGGAACTCGGCTTTCCGGGCAAGACGTTGCAGTACCTGGAACAGTCGATGGCCCACTGGATCATGTCGCACGGCGCGCTCGTCCTCATGGTGCCCACCATAGGCCAGCACCTCGGCCTGCGGCGGGCGCAGATCTCGGTGCACGACTACGTCAGCGTCCTGGACGGGCTCGTGCTGCAGGGCGGCGCCGACGTCAGCCCCACCACCTACCGGCAGGAACCGCTGCGCCCCGAATGGACCGGCGACCGCGTGCGCGATCTCTACGAGATCGAGCTGCTGTGGGAATTCGCAATCCAGGGCAAGCCGGTGCTGGGCGTATGCCGCGGCGCGCAGCTCATCAACGTCGCGTGCGGCGGCACACTGTGGCAGGACATCTCGGAATATGTGCCCGGCGCTACCGCGCACCGCGATGTCGACCTCTACGACAAGCACCACCACGAGATCGAGTTCGTCGCCGACAGCCGCCTCACCACGCTGTACGGCGGCACCGCCGGCGGCCTCGTGAATAGCATCCACCACCAGGCCGTGCGCGACCTCGGCTCCGACCTGCGTATCGAGGCCTACTCGCGCGGCGACAACGTCGTCGAGGCGATCCGCTGGCAGGGCAACGGCTACCTCTTCGGCTGCCAGTGGCACCCGGAATTCCACGGCGGGGCCGGCGGCCTGCTCGACGGCAGCCCCATCCTGCAGGACTTCCTCGACGCCGCCGAGCGCGCCCGCGGCTAG